In Caloenas nicobarica isolate bCalNic1 chromosome 27, bCalNic1.hap1, whole genome shotgun sequence, one DNA window encodes the following:
- the CNN2 gene encoding calponin-2 has product MSNSQFNKGPSYGLSAEVKNRLAQKYDPQKEDELRTWIESVTGKQIGPDFQKGLKDGVILCELMNKLQPNAVRKINRSAQNWHQLENLSNFIKAMASYGMNPVDLFEANDLFESGNLTQVQVSLLALAGMAKTKGMQSGVDIGVKYSEKQQRNFDEAKMKAGQCVIGLQMGTNKCASQSGMTAYGTRRHLYDPKNQILPPMDHSTISLQMGTNKCASQVGMTAPGTRRHIYDAKMGTEKCDNSSMSLQMGSNQGANQSGQVFGLGRQVYDPKYCPQGGQGEVANAACDQSGDPPGYHYYCEEEESY; this is encoded by the exons CTCGCCCAGAAGTACGACCCGCAGAAGGAGGATGAGCTGCGGACGTGGATCGAGAGCGTCACAGGGAAGCAGATCGGGCCCGATTTCCAGAAGGGGCTGAAGGATGGGGTGATCCTCTGCGA gCTCATGAACAAGCTGCAGCCCAACGCGGTGAGGAAGATCAACCGCTCGGCGCAGAACTGGCACCAG ctCGAGAACCTCTCCAACTTCATCAAGGCCATGGCCAGTTACGGCATGAACCCCGTGGACCTCTTTGAAGCCAACGACCTCTTTGAGAGCGGGAACCTGACGCAGGTGCAGGTGTCGCTGCTGGCGCTGGCGGGCATG GCCAAGACGAAGGGGATGCAGAGCGGTGTGGACATCGGCGTGAAGTACTcggagaagcagcagaggaactTTGACGAGGCCAAGATGAAGGCTGGGCAGTGCGTGATCGGGCTGCAG ATGGGCACGAACAAGTGTGCCAGCCAGTCCGGCATGACGGCCTATGGCACCAGGAGGCACCTCTACGACCCCAAGAACCAGATCCTACCGCCCATGGACCACTCCACCATCAGCCTCCAGATGGGCACCAACAAGTGTGCCAGCCAG GTGGGCATGACGGCTCCTGGCACCAGGAGACACATCTACGATGCCAAGATGGGGACGGAGAAGTGCGACAACTCCTCCATGTCGCTGCAGATGGGCTCCAACCAGGGTGCCAACCAGAGCGGCCAGGTCTTCGGCCTCGGCCGCCAGGTCTATGACCCCAAGTACTGCCCGCAGGGTGGCCAGGGCGAGGTGGCCAACGCCGCCTGCGACCAGAGCGGGGACCCCCCTGGGTACCACTACTactgtgaggaggaggagagctaCTGA